From the Gemmatimonadaceae bacterium genome, the window TCTCGCGCGACGCGCTGGCGGCGCTGGCGCTCGAGATCCCCGTGTTTACGGTCGCGTTCACCGATCAGCTTACGACCGGCGACGTGCTCGACGTCCTGTGCACCGGGCCTGACGCACTCTTCAAGAGCAAGGGCGACATGCGTCGCATGGTCCAGCAAGGCGGCGTCTACATGAACGGGCGTCGCCTCAGCCCGGAACGCGAACCGATTGGATTCGGCGAGCTGTTGGGCGGCGAGTATTTGCTGATTCGAAAAGGCGCAAAGACATACGCTCTCGTCCGGGTGACGCGGTCTTGACTTGACGATGCTGGGCCGGGCGCCAATTGTATGCACGATTGGTGGACGGGTGGACGGGTGGACGGGTGGACGGGTGGAGGGGGACCCACAGTGACGAGGATTTTCGTTGCGGCCATCGCCGCTTCGGCGGCACCAACTCTTGCTTTGGCGCAGTCGATCCGCGGAACGATCGTCGATTCCGCGTCGGGCAAGGGCCTGGCGCACGCGCGGGTCGCGGTGAGCGGCACGCCGCTTCAAGCGACAACCGATTCGCTGGGCCGATTCACGATCGCGGGCGCGCCGAGCGGCGAACAGTTGCTCGCGATCCACACGCCGTCGCTCGACTCACTCAATGCCGGCTACTCCGCGCCGGTGACGGTCGCCGGCGCGACCACCAGCGTCGCCGTGCGAGTGCCGAGCGCGTTGCAGATCGCCGGCACCGCGTGCGGTGATCGCGGCTACGGCAGCGGCGGCATTCT encodes:
- a CDS encoding carboxypeptidase regulatory-like domain-containing protein, yielding MTRIFVAAIAASAAPTLALAQSIRGTIVDSASGKGLAHARVAVSGTPLQATTDSLGRFTIAGAPSGEQLLAIHTPSLDSLNAGYSAPVTVAGATTSVAVRVPSALQIAGTACGDRGYGSGGILLGRLRLAGDSTASLAGTVSAEWKGSGRDTAKWVSAMADARGRFALCGVPLDAALSVRAVTNAASGQTADVRVSSTARFGRTELVLHR